Proteins from a genomic interval of Enterococcus faecium:
- the pstC gene encoding phosphate ABC transporter permease subunit PstC encodes MEDVKKVLLTKSKRSKMEQRGKFISFLCIALIVLVVLSIFYFVASKGLATFFTDKINVFDFLFGTDWNPSQIGANGKPMVGALPMITGSFIVTFLSAIVATPFAIGAAVFMTEISPKNGTKILQPVIELLVGIPSVVYGFIGLSVIVPFVRSIFGGTGFGILAGTFVLFVMILPTVTTMTVDALKAVPRHYREASLALGATRWQTIYKVVLRAAVPGILTAVVFGMARAFGEALAIQMVIGNAALMPTGLTTPASTLTSILTMGIGNTIMGTVENNVLWSLALILLLMSLFFNIVIRMIGKKGELK; translated from the coding sequence GTGGAAGATGTGAAAAAAGTATTATTAACAAAATCAAAACGTTCAAAAATGGAACAGCGTGGAAAATTCATCAGTTTTTTATGTATCGCGCTGATCGTGTTGGTTGTATTATCTATTTTTTATTTTGTAGCTAGTAAAGGATTGGCCACCTTTTTTACTGATAAGATCAATGTATTTGATTTTCTGTTTGGTACAGATTGGAATCCAAGCCAAATCGGAGCAAATGGGAAACCAATGGTAGGGGCATTGCCTATGATCACAGGTTCGTTTATTGTGACCTTTTTATCTGCTATCGTTGCCACGCCATTTGCCATTGGTGCAGCAGTATTCATGACGGAGATCTCTCCTAAAAACGGAACGAAGATCTTACAGCCGGTCATCGAGCTGCTTGTAGGTATTCCTTCTGTCGTTTATGGTTTTATCGGTTTATCAGTTATCGTGCCTTTTGTCAGAAGTATTTTTGGCGGGACAGGGTTTGGTATCTTAGCTGGTACATTTGTGTTGTTCGTTATGATCTTGCCGACTGTCACAACGATGACTGTTGATGCATTAAAGGCAGTGCCACGGCACTATCGGGAAGCTTCATTAGCGCTTGGTGCCACAAGATGGCAAACAATCTACAAAGTCGTGCTACGAGCAGCCGTGCCCGGGATTTTAACAGCAGTCGTTTTTGGTATGGCTCGTGCGTTTGGTGAAGCCTTAGCTATCCAAATGGTCATCGGTAATGCAGCATTGATGCCAACAGGACTTACTACTCCTGCTTCTACATTGACGTCCATCTTAACAATGGGAATCGGAAATACAATCATGGGAACAGTTGAAAATAATGTGTTATGGTCATTAGCGCTGATCTTGCTATTGATGTCATTATTCTTTAATATCGTGATCCGTATGATTGGGAAGAAAGGAGAGCTGAAATAA
- the pstA gene encoding phosphate ABC transporter permease PstA, whose product MNAKRSDKIATGVLYIVSGIIVLILAALLLYILVRGIPHISWSFLTEPSKAYQEGGGIGIQLFNSIYLLLITMIISFPISLGAGIYLSEYAGKNWLTDVIRTSIEILSSLPSVVVGLFGFLVFVIQFQYGFSIISGALALTVFNLPLLTRTVEESLQAVHYTQREAGLALGLSRWETVIKVVVPEATPGILTGVILSSGRIFGEAAALIYTAGQSAPALDFTNWNPLSVSSPISIFRQAETLAVHIWKINTEGTMPDGVSVSAGASAVLIIAVLLFNFGARAIGKRLYRKMTSA is encoded by the coding sequence ATGAACGCAAAACGCTCAGATAAAATTGCTACAGGTGTTTTATATATAGTTTCGGGGATCATCGTATTGATTTTAGCAGCTTTACTACTTTATATCTTAGTTCGGGGAATACCGCATATTTCATGGTCCTTCTTGACCGAACCTTCCAAAGCCTACCAAGAAGGCGGTGGAATCGGGATCCAGCTATTTAACTCGATTTATTTGCTTTTGATCACGATGATCATCAGTTTTCCTATTTCTTTAGGTGCGGGTATCTATCTTTCAGAATATGCTGGAAAAAACTGGCTAACAGATGTGATTCGCACGTCGATTGAAATCTTGAGCTCGTTGCCTTCTGTCGTTGTCGGTTTATTCGGTTTCTTGGTTTTCGTTATTCAATTCCAGTATGGTTTCTCGATTATTTCTGGTGCATTGGCTTTGACTGTATTCAACTTGCCTCTTTTGACTAGAACAGTTGAGGAGTCTTTACAAGCGGTCCATTACACACAACGAGAAGCAGGATTGGCCTTAGGTTTGTCACGCTGGGAAACAGTGATAAAAGTGGTGGTTCCAGAAGCGACACCAGGGATTTTGACTGGTGTGATCCTAAGTTCTGGAAGAATTTTTGGTGAAGCAGCTGCATTGATCTATACGGCTGGACAAAGTGCACCTGCGTTAGATTTTACGAACTGGAATCCATTAAGTGTTTCAAGCCCGATCAGCATTTTCCGTCAAGCTGAAACATTAGCTGTCCATATTTGGAAGATCAATACAGAAGGCACGATGCCTGATGGTGTTTCTGTTTCGGCTGGCGCTTCTGCCGTGTTGATCATTGCTGTTTTACTGTTCAACTTCGGCGCTCGTGCGATTGGCAAACGATTATACCGAAAAATGACTTCAGCCTAA
- the pstB gene encoding phosphate ABC transporter ATP-binding protein PstB: protein MKKYNWNETNVITMPKEKEVALYTDDLHVWYGDNEAIKGVDLEFEKNKITALIGPSGCGKSTYLRSLNRMNDGIANTKITGKIMYQGVDINAPQVDVYEMRKRIGMVFQRPNPFSKSIYDNITFALKQHGEKNKKKLDEIVETSLKQAALWDQVKDSLDKSALALSGGQQQRLCIARAIAMKPDILLLDEPASALDPISTGTVEETLVNLKEDYTIIIVTHNMQQAARISDYTAFFYLGKVMEYDKTNKIFTRPKIQATEDYVSGHFG, encoded by the coding sequence ATGAAAAAATATAACTGGAATGAAACAAATGTCATCACCATGCCAAAAGAGAAAGAAGTAGCACTATATACGGATGATCTACATGTCTGGTATGGCGACAATGAAGCAATCAAAGGAGTGGATCTGGAATTTGAAAAAAATAAGATCACTGCACTGATTGGTCCTTCCGGCTGCGGAAAATCTACGTATCTTCGTTCGTTGAATCGAATGAATGATGGGATCGCTAATACGAAAATCACTGGGAAAATCATGTATCAAGGCGTAGATATTAATGCGCCTCAAGTGGATGTTTATGAGATGCGCAAACGGATTGGCATGGTTTTTCAACGTCCTAATCCGTTCAGCAAGTCGATTTATGACAATATTACATTTGCTTTGAAACAGCACGGCGAAAAAAACAAAAAGAAATTAGATGAAATCGTTGAAACAAGCTTGAAACAAGCTGCCTTGTGGGACCAAGTAAAAGACAGCTTGGACAAAAGTGCCTTGGCTTTATCTGGCGGGCAACAGCAACGTTTATGTATTGCTCGTGCGATCGCGATGAAACCTGATATCTTGCTGCTAGACGAGCCGGCAAGTGCTTTGGACCCTATTTCGACAGGAACGGTTGAAGAAACACTTGTAAACTTGAAAGAAGACTATACGATCATCATCGTGACGCATAACATGCAACAAGCAGCTCGTATCAGCGACTATACTGCCTTTTTCTATCTAGGAAAAGTAATGGAATATGACAAAACTAACAAGATATTTACCAGACCAAAAATTCAGGCAACCGAAGATTATGTGTCCGGTCATTTTGGTTAA
- the pstB gene encoding phosphate ABC transporter ATP-binding protein PstB, producing MTKEIISSKDLHLYYGKKEALKGINLSFNQGEITAMIGPSGCGKSTYLRSLNRMNDLIPNVTITGSVLYKDKDIYGPKTDVVELRKEIGMVFQQPNPFPFSIYENVIYGLKLKGEKDKKVLDQVVEESLKAASVWDDVKDKLHKSALSLSGGQQQRVCIARVLAVNPEIILLDEPTSALDPVSTGKIESMLLELRERYTMIIVTHNMSQASRISDKTAFFLDGHLIEYNDTKKIFMNPEKQETEDYISGRFG from the coding sequence ATGACAAAAGAAATTATTTCATCTAAAGATCTTCATCTGTATTATGGAAAGAAAGAAGCACTAAAAGGGATCAATCTAAGTTTCAATCAAGGGGAAATCACTGCGATGATCGGTCCTTCTGGTTGCGGGAAATCCACTTATCTGCGTTCTTTGAACCGGATGAATGACCTGATTCCGAATGTAACGATCACCGGAAGTGTTTTATATAAAGACAAAGACATCTATGGTCCAAAAACAGATGTTGTTGAACTAAGAAAAGAAATCGGCATGGTATTCCAGCAGCCAAACCCATTTCCTTTTTCTATCTATGAAAATGTCATCTATGGATTGAAATTAAAAGGGGAAAAAGATAAAAAAGTCCTTGATCAAGTAGTTGAAGAAAGCCTGAAGGCAGCGTCTGTTTGGGATGATGTGAAAGACAAATTGCATAAAAGTGCTTTATCTTTATCCGGTGGGCAGCAGCAGCGTGTATGTATCGCACGTGTTTTGGCAGTTAATCCGGAAATCATCTTATTGGATGAACCAACAAGTGCGCTTGATCCTGTTTCTACTGGGAAAATCGAAAGTATGCTGTTAGAATTAAGAGAGCGGTATACGATGATCATCGTGACCCATAATATGTCTCAAGCTTCACGTATTTCAGATAAGACGGCATTCTTTTTAGATGGTCACTTGATCGAATACAACGATACGAAGAAGATATTCATGAATCCAGAAAAACAAGAGACAGAAGATTATATTTCAGGTCGATTTGGATAA
- the phoU gene encoding phosphate signaling complex protein PhoU: protein MLRTQFEEELLNLHNQFYEMGMMVSSAVHKSVRAYIKHDKILAQEVIENDININNMETRLEKKSFEMIALQQPVTTDLRMIITVMKASSDLERMADHAVSVAKSTIRVKGQTRIPEIEKEISDMSDYVKKMVDNVLVAYVKTDEKDARTIANMDQRVNDYFNRIYNATIKNMQENPETVISGTDYLNVASYLERIGDYVTNICEWIVYLATGKITELNTNHNEIF, encoded by the coding sequence ATGCTACGTACACAATTTGAAGAAGAATTGCTGAATCTCCATAATCAGTTCTACGAAATGGGGATGATGGTGAGCAGCGCCGTGCACAAGTCAGTTCGTGCATACATCAAACACGATAAAATCTTAGCCCAAGAAGTTATCGAAAACGATATAAATATCAATAACATGGAAACACGCTTGGAGAAGAAAAGTTTTGAAATGATCGCATTGCAACAGCCAGTTACAACTGATTTGCGTATGATCATTACGGTCATGAAAGCTAGCTCGGATTTAGAACGTATGGCCGATCATGCGGTGTCTGTTGCTAAATCCACGATTCGCGTAAAAGGGCAGACGAGAATACCGGAAATCGAAAAAGAGATCTCCGATATGTCCGATTATGTGAAAAAAATGGTGGACAACGTCCTAGTAGCTTATGTCAAAACAGACGAAAAAGACGCACGTACGATCGCCAATATGGATCAAAGAGTCAATGACTATTTCAATCGAATCTATAATGCAACAATCAAAAATATGCAGGAAAATCCTGAGACAGTCATCAGTGGAACAGACTACTTGAATGTTGCCAGTTATCTAGAACGGATCGGAGACTATGTGACAAACATCTGTGAATGGATCGTCTACTTGGCTACAGGGAAAATCACTGAGTTAAATACGAACCACAATGAGATTTTCTAA